The DNA sequence CATTCTTGAGCACGGGTTCAAACTCTGGCGCGTACCGCAAAGTAACATTGTCGAATACAATAGCATCCCCATACAAAGGCCAGGCAGCTGGCGGTTTGAAGCTCCCCTTGGGTTCCTGCTCCAGACTCAGCAGCTCAACGATGCGCTCGACGCTGACAAACTGCATCTGCAGCTCGCCATACCGACGACAGAGGCTGTGAGTCGACCTGACAAAGTTCGCCGCCGAAGCAAGAACAAACCCGACGGTACCACCCGAGAGACCCGAGAGGACGGCCGTGAGGGTCAACGCaaaggtggtgaaggcggAGAGCAAGTCGAAGCGGTACTGAAGCCAGCTTTGTAACGACCAATAAAAGTGGTCCATTCGCTGGAAGGAGTCGGTGGTGAAAACGATGCGGTTTTGGTAGTGTGGCTGGGCCCGGAAGGCGCGAACCGTCGCGAGCCCTTCGAGGAGCGTGCCAAAGTTGGACATCAGCGGTGATAACGACACCGTCTCGAGTCTTCGCAATGACTGagaggtggggaggaagCTGTCAAAAATCCAGAAGAAGATGCCTGTCATGATGACGCTAATAACAAGGAATGACGGCGTGATGGTGGCAATCACAGTGATGGCAGACAGCCAGGCAAACGTGGACCATGTCACAGTCTGCAGCAATACGGCCACGCTTCCATCAACGGTGCCCATGTCAGACGTGAGCCTGTTCATCAGCCTCCCCACTGGGGTGACGTCGTAGAACCGGAAGGTGGCGTTGGAGACGCGCTGCATGGTCTCGCGGAACAGGTTCTTGCCAGCTTCGTAGATGATGCCCACGAGGGCAACATCAGAGCACGTTACCGTAAATACctggatgagggagagcACCAGGAGGCCGACAGCCCAGGGCATCACGTTGTCGGCTGGCGAGGGTAGATAACGACTCAAGTCAAGCCAGCTCTTCAAGCGACCAACTCGAGATTGCTGGAAGACGTGTTGAGAGAAGACTGCTTGTTGAAGATCATCTGGGTGACCGCTCAGCCCAAGAGCATGTAGGCGGTGAGCATTCGCCGGCTTGTCATCGTATCCCTCACCCCATTCCTTGAGGAACCAAAAGTAGCCAACCTTGGCAGCCCTATACGCAATAAAGAAACCGATCATGGTAAACCACCAGGCAATCCTGCCAGCCTTGATGTATCGCCAGTACACCGATACCAACACGCCGCCATGTACGCGGTGTTCGTCCTGGATAAACTTGTCGGGCACTGgctcttccccctctcccccattgTCGGCGGGAGCAGCCTCCTGTTcttgagcagcagccagagcaGCCAGGTGTTCGAGCTCTCTTTCATTATTCTCCAGCTCCGCCATGCTGTACGTTTGAGCTTTCCCaccctcgacaacctcaatGACTTGGTAGGCGTAACGTTTGACGATATCCACTCGATGAGTTACAAAAACGATCAGCCGTCCAGCTGTCAGAGGGGCTTGCCTGTTGGCAAAAAGATTCTGCAGAATGCTCGTTGCCGTCTGGTGATCCAATGCCGCAATGGGATCATCCAGCAGCAAGATACGAGCGCGACTGTAAAGAGCCCTGGCCAAAGCCACGCGAGCCCTCTGTCCACCAGACAGGCCCACCCCGTTCTCGCCAATCAGCGTGAGGTCCTTGGACTTGAACTTGTCAAGGTCATCCCGCAGGCAACAAGCATCGATGACCTGATCAAACCGCGCCTTGTCGTAGACCGAGCAGAACAAAATGTTGTCCCTGATACTCATGCTCTCCAACCATGGTGATTGGGCACAATAGGCAATAACCTCCTTGGGCACCCTTCTCTCACCGCCATGTTGATCCAGCTCACCTAAAACCGCCTGAAGAAGTGCCGTCTTGCCGATACCAACTCTCCCGCAGACCATGGTCAAACCGGCTTTGCACGAAAGCGTGACATCGTTGAGGACCTCCTTCGTCACCCCAGGCCATGAGAACGacgccctctccaccgcaATCTCCAGTTCTCCAAGAGGACCATCCGACCCTTCCCCACCTTTCCCGTCCCAGTCATCATTCTCCCTGTCTGGCTCCGTCATAAACTTCTCGATTCTTTGCATCGACACCCTGGCATTAAGCAACGTCTGGAACATTTGCGGCATCTCCCGCAGACTGCTTTCCAACATTCCAAACAGATCCAGCGCCGGAAACGCGATATCCACAGTCAAAGGTTTCTTAGAGATGAGTGTGTAAGCCAAAAAAGCTGCCAAAGGAAACAAGAAGCCGACCAGCGAGTTGATCGTCTTGATGAAGAGAGAGACAATGTTGGCCGTGGCTCTCTTGACCAGCTCGGCCCTCCTGCTGTCCATGATCTGTTCCAACCAGGCGTCCTGCCAGTCATACCAGCGTAAATGTCTGATGGACTCGACAAATTGCGAGGTTCTTTGAAGCTTGACGTCCGTGATTGACCGGCGAGCTCTCTCGATGTTGACAAAGACCTTCATAAGGAGAACGTTGACGGCCATACCGAGTAGAATAACAAGGGCACCGGATAGCGCGGCGGGCCCAAGTATCTTCCAAATAAGGTAGACCGAGAATAAAAAGTTGAACGGCTTAGTAAAGATATCGGGTACCTCCCAGAAGCGCTGTGCTACGTCGTATACGTCGCTGCGCAAGATATTCATGATCTTGccggtcgaggagggagagtcGTCAGGTTTGGTTTTGATCGTTCTGAGTTGAGGAATGAAGGGCTTGATAGTCTGGTAATGGTGATGGAACCATGCCGCGAGCCGCTGGTATCGGGTTGGCTCTACTTTATCGGCGTCGTCGCTGTGCCTAGACTCACTGTCTGTAAGTGTGGTTTCCGAGGAGATGCCATCGGACGGAGATTCGGGCTGAGCCTGGGAGGCGCCCTCGATGGAGTCGGTAGCGCCACCGGGAAAAGTGAAGGCCTTCCGACGAAGCGTCTTTTCGTATATCGTGGTGATCATCTCTCCGCGAGAGCGCTCGTAGTTGCGACGGCAAAACCAAATACTAAAGACAGACGACTGTGCCTTAACTAGCCTCCCAAACAGCGTGAGGCCCGCATAGATCATCGCGGTTCGTTTATCCGGCGGGCTAGACGACAGTGCACCGAGCAACTGTTTCAGCAGAACAGGCTCGATCAGCTCCACCGTGCATTCGAGTACTGCCAGACATGTCGTGATCACGAGGTCGAGGCCGTTCGCCTTTAGCAGACGGACGAGAACGGTGCCAGTGAGCTCTCGAAAGAGCGTGTGTAATCTTCCATGTTGAAACTCAAGGGCAAGAAACCACACGTCATCGTCGTTCAGTTGCCGGCTGTACCCGAGCTTCATCAATGGGCTTAACCACGACACAGTCATCCACTGCCAGGCTGTGATGAGATCTTCGGGACTGCGAGCATCAGAGTTTGGGGCTGTGAATGGCTTGCTGATTCCGGTACTTTCCGCGTAGGGTTCCCTCAACGGCATGTTCAGCATCACGAGTATCGAGGCGAAGGTCAGAGAGAGTTCGCCAACCCAGACAGCCGTCGAGGGCCAGCCATTGCCAGCAACATCGGGAACCACAATGAATAAGGCTAGTTCCACCAGAAGTAAAGCCCCTTGGATCATCAAGACGGCGCCTGGAAGGGTCCTTGGACGCTCGAGGACGAGCATCGTGCTAGATATGACCTATCGACGTCCATATCAGCATCCCGGGCACAGATCCTGCCATGTGGGCGTAGCAAGGACAGGACTTACAGCTGGCCCCACGGGCATCAAGAGAACCTGGGCATTTTCCGGCCAAATGACTGCCCCCGTAACGCCCAACAGGGGAGCTCcaacagacaacaacaagagtGACAAATTCCATATCGTCCACTTTGACCTTTTGACTCCCAAAGAGTCGCCCGTTTCCTGATCGATAGCAGAGATTGTCgtctcctcagcagcaaatCTGCGTAACCAGGTTGGGCGATACCTTGACCACACCGGGCCAAGCCCATATCGAAGTGTTACTGTCAGCAAGGCAATCCATAACGGAACGTGGCCCACGACGCCCAGGCATTGATGACTGAAGGTGCCCAGTGATGGTATCTAGAACGTGTCAATCAACTTGTGCGTTTTGTCTCCAAGGCGGTGTAGTGGCAACGTACCCATATCCTCTGGCAGCAGCTATAGCAAGGCCATAAGCTGTCCCACCATCGTGAAGATGACGTGGACCTCATAATAGCGCCTGGGTTCCTCCGCAAAATCCAGAGCCAATCGTCCAGCGGAGACGACatggaggagaaaaaaaaagagtgaTCAGGCCCCAAGATCGATATCCAGCAGAGACGAAAGCCCTATCCTATTAACATATCATGGGAGTCGGAGACATCTCCGGGGAGAAAGTGGGAAGGGAGCGCCGCCGAATCGGAAGACCGGATGTTGGTTTAGCTACAGGTCAACGGCGAGGTTGATtggagagaaaagggggttgcGGTGCTAAACTTGCACCAGCGGCCCCTCCTGGCACAGGGCCCATTGTTAACAGCCACGGGGCAGACCGGCGTACGGACGGGCGCGGTCGGAACCTTTGCCATCGTAGCATGCCAAGCTTGGTATCAAAAT is a window from the Podospora pseudocomata strain CBS 415.72m chromosome 6, whole genome shotgun sequence genome containing:
- a CDS encoding hypothetical protein (COG:Q; EggNog:ENOG503NWZS) yields the protein MSSPLDDWLWILRRNPGAIMRSTSSSRWWDSLWPCYSCCQRIWIPSLGTFSHQCLGVVGHVPLWIALLTVTLRYGLGPVWSRYRPTWLRRFAAEETTISAIDQETGDSLGVKRSKWTIWNLSLLLLSVGAPLLGVTGAVIWPENAQVLLMPVGPAVISSTMLVLERPRTLPGAVLMIQGALLLVELALFIVVPDVAGNGWPSTAVWVGELSLTFASILVMLNMPLREPYAESTGISKPFTAPNSDARSPEDLITAWQWMTVSWLSPLMKLGYSRQLNDDDVWFLALEFQHGRLHTLFRELTGTVLVRLLKANGLDLVITTCLAVLECTVELIEPVLLKQLLGALSSSPPDKRTAMIYAGLTLFGRLVKAQSSVFSIWFCRRNYERSRGEMITTIYEKTLRRKAFTFPGGATDSIEGASQAQPESPSDGISSETTLTDSESRHSDDADKVEPTRYQRLAAWFHHHYQTIKPFIPQLRTIKTKPDDSPSSTGKIMNILRSDVYDVAQRFWEVPDIFTKPFNFLFSVYLIWKILGPAALSGALVILLGMAVNVLLMKVFVNIERARRSITDVKLQRTSQFVESIRHLRWYDWQDAWLEQIMDSRRAELVKRATANIVSLFIKTINSLVGFLFPLAAFLAYTLISKKPLTVDIAFPALDLFGMLESSLREMPQMFQTLLNARVSMQRIEKFMTEPDRENDDWDGKGGEGSDGPLGELEIAVERASFSWPGVTKEVLNDVTLSCKAGLTMVCGRVGIGKTALLQAVLGELDQHGGERRVPKEVIAYCAQSPWLESMSIRDNILFCSVYDKARFDQVIDACCLRDDLDKFKSKDLTLIGENGVGLSGGQRARVALARALYSRARILLLDDPIAALDHQTATSILQNLFANRQAPLTAGRLIVFVTHRVDIVKRYAYQVIEVVEGGKAQTYSMAELENNERELEHLAALAAAQEQEAAPADNGGEGEEPVPDKFIQDEHRVHGGVLVSVYWRYIKAGRIAWWFTMIGFFIAYRAAKVGYFWFLKEWGEGYDDKPANAHRLHALGLSGHPDDLQQAVFSQHVFQQSRVGRLKSWLDLSRYLPSPADNVMPWAVGLLVLSLIQVFTVTCSDVALVGIIYEAGKNLFRETMQRVSNATFRFYDVTPVGRLMNRLTSDMGTVDGSVAVLLQTVTWSTFAWLSAITVIATITPSFLVISVIMTGIFFWIFDSFLPTSQSLRRLETVSLSPLMSNFGTLLEGLATVRAFRAQPHYQNRIVFTTDSFQRMDHFYWSLQSWLQYRFDLLSAFTTFALTLTAVLSGLSGGTVGFVLASAANFVRSTHSLCRRYGELQMQFVSVERIVELLSLEQEPKGSFKPPAAWPLYGDAIVFDNVTLRYAPEFEPVLKNVTFAIPGGTRNVAVTGRTGSGKSTLALSLLGTLHPDAGTGGSIRIGNVDLADVDKHALRKNITFVAQDPVLFAGTLRDNLDPLDERGETERADVLQRVLGMSGDFTLDSPVDGGGKNLSQGQRQLVGLGRAILRRSPVVIMDEATASIDGETARYIQRLLREELRYSTVITIAHKAEAVEGADWEVVLDKGEVVRAGPTGES